In Malus sylvestris chromosome 15, drMalSylv7.2, whole genome shotgun sequence, a single genomic region encodes these proteins:
- the LOC126602965 gene encoding uncharacterized protein LOC126602965, whose amino-acid sequence MGDRSRRSRAMEMAQYQARLDIEDLELINNEAELVNSFMQYEHHGESSHRGSVTGRSFVQRDREECHDQMMKDYFIERPRFPAHDFRMKRELFEGILNAVVNHDHYFTKKIDVVGRQSLSPHQKLTSAFRMLANGCSADSTDEYCRLAESTAIENLKRFCQAIQAIYGATYLRKPTREDLKRLLRKGRHNKPTIVLEAVASYDTWIWHAFFGSPGSNNDINVLWSSPLFDEVVNGWAPEFRYKLVYIFKSFSHPDSAKKKLFSQRQESYRKDVERAFGILQARWAIVRGPAQFWQPEDLHSIMMTCIILHNMIVEDEYIEFEEDSDEDVDDDQPTHARAIARDVEYLAPTTYETRHDRVTLGEYMRRLNRIQAPQIHDTLRKDLIEHVWCREGER is encoded by the exons atgggTGATAGAAGCAGGCGTAGCAGGGCAATGGAGATGGCACAATACCAAGCAAGGCTTGACATTGAGGATTTAGAATTGATCAACAACGAAGCTGAACTTGTAAACTCGTTTATGCAATATGAGCACCATGGCGAATCTAGCCATCGTGGTTCTGTCACGGGACGTTCATTCGTGCAGCGTGATAGAGAAGAATGTCATGACCAAATGATGAAAGATTATTTCATTGAGCGGCCGAGATTTCCTGCTCATGATTTTCGGATGAAGAGAGAGCTTTTTGAAGGCATCTTGAACGCAGTTGTCAATCATGACCACTACTTTACAAAGAAGATAGATGTCGTAGGCCGACAAAGTCTATCACCTCATCAAAAGCTCACATCTGCATTTCGAATGCTAGCTAATGGGTGCTCTGCTGACTCAACTGACGAATATTGCCGACTTGCGGAGAGTACTGCTATTGAGAACCTGAAGCGCTTCTGTCAAGCAATTCAAGCCATCTATGGAGCCACATACCTCCGCAAGCCAACTCGTGAAGACTTGAAAAGGCTTCTACGCAAG GGCCGTCATAACAAGCCAACCATCGTGCTGGAGGCTGTGGCATCTTAcgacacatggatttggcatgcattCTTCGGCTCTCCCGGATCAAACAACGATATCAACGTTCTTTGGTCTTCTCCTCTGTTCGATGAGGTTGTGAATGGATGGGCACCAGAATTTCGATACAAG TTGGTCTACATTTTCAAAAGTTTTTCTCATCCCGATAGTGCaaagaagaaattattttcGCAGAGGCAAGAGTCTtacaggaaggatgtggagagaGCATTCGGGATCTTACAAGCTCGATGGGCCATTGTTAGAGGGCCTGCACAATTTTGGCAACCCGAAGACCTCCATTCAATCATGATGACATGCATAATTTTGCACaatatgattgtggaagatgagtacatcGAATTTGAAGAAGATTCAGACGAAGATGTGGATGATGACCAACCAACACATGCGAGAGCTATTGCAAGAGATGTTGAATATCTCGCTCCAACCACATATGAGACCCGACATGATAGGGTCACCTTGGGTGAGTATATGAGACGTTTAAATAGAATTCAAGCTCCTCAAATTCATGACACACTCCGCAAGGATTTGATTGAGCATGTGTGGTGCCGAGAAGGTGAACGTTGA